The following proteins are co-located in the Phaenicophaeus curvirostris isolate KB17595 chromosome 12, BPBGC_Pcur_1.0, whole genome shotgun sequence genome:
- the ANP32A gene encoding acidic leucine-rich nuclear phosphoprotein 32 family member A isoform X1: MSLRSPPRRPRGRQRRAPIGSRRPPALPIGRGAGLPRSHWPRRASIEREPPGAPAAVIRFVFAAVLGLGVPSGAGCALKVPGCGGGEEEEEEEEGWGGSVCIGVTAGAGDSQRLPPAADMDMKNRIHLELRNRTPSDVKELVLDNCRSYEGKIEGLTDEFEELEFLSTINVCLTSVANLPKLNKLKKLELSDNKISGGLEVLAEKCPNLTHLNLSGNKIKDLGTIEPLKKLENLKSLDLFNCEVTNLNDYRENVFKLLPQLTYLDGYDRDDKEAPDSDAEGYVEGLDDEEEDEDVLSLVKDRDDKEAPDSDAEGYVEGLDDEEEDEDEEEYDDDAQVVEDEEDEEEEEEGEEEDVSGEEEEDEEGYNDGEVDDDEDEEEPDEEQGQKRKREPEDEGDEDD; this comes from the exons ATGAGCCTCCGCTCGCCGCCGCGCCGTCCCCGTGGCCGGCAGCGCCGCGCCCCCATTggctcccgccgcccccccgcGCTCCCCATTGGCCGCGGCGCGGGGCtgccgcgctcccattggccgcgcCGCGCGTCCATCGAGCGGGAGCCCCCGGGAGCGCCCGCCGCGGTTATCAGGTTCGTGTTCGCCGCGGTGCTGGGGCTCGGGGTGCCGAGCGGAGCTGGTTGCGCCCTCAAAGTCCCTGGCTGtggagggggggaggaggaagaggaggaggaggaggggtggggggggtcggTCTGCATCGGTGTCACCGCAGGAGCCGGCGACAGCCAGCGACTCCCGCCAGCCGCCGACATGGACATGAAGAACAGGATCCACTTAGAGCTGCGGAACAGGACGCCCTCGGAT GTTAAAGAACTTGTTCTTGACAACTGTCGGTCATATGAAGGCAAAATCGAAGGCCTCACAGATGAgtttgaagagctggaattcttAAGTACAATCAACGTATGCTTAACCTCAGTTGCAAACTTACCAAAGTTAAACAAACTTAAGAAG CTCGAGCTAAGCGACAACAAAATCTCAGGAGGACTGGAAGTGTTGGCAGAAAAGTGTCCAAACCTCACGCATCTAAATCTAAGCggcaacaaaataaaagatctCGGTACAATAGAACCTCTG aaaaagtTAGAAAACCTGAAGAGCTTAGACCTTTTCAATTGCGAGGTAACCAACTTGAACGATTACAGAGAAAACGTATTCAAGCTCCTCCCGCAACTTACATACCTCGATGGCTACGATCGGGATGACAAAGAAGCACCGGACTCTGATGCGGAGGGCTACGTGGAGGGCTTAGACGAcgaggaggaagatgaagatg TCTTATCTCTAGTGAAAGATCGGGATGACAAAGAAGCACCGGACTCTGATGCAGAGGGCTACGTGGAAGGCTTAGACgatgaagaggaagatgaagacG AAGAGGAATACGATGATGATGCTCAGGTAGTAGAAGATGAAgaagacgaggaggaggaggaggaaggagaagaggaggatgtgAGCGGAGAAGAGGAG gaGGATGAAGAAGGCTACAATGATGGTGAGGTAGACGAcgatgaagatgaagaagagCCCG
- the ANP32A gene encoding acidic leucine-rich nuclear phosphoprotein 32 family member A isoform X2, with protein sequence MSLRSPPRRPRGRQRRAPIGSRRPPALPIGRGAGLPRSHWPRRASIEREPPGAPAAVIRFVFAAVLGLGVPSGAGCALKVPGCGGGEEEEEEEEGWGGSVCIGVTAGAGDSQRLPPAADMDMKNRIHLELRNRTPSDVKELVLDNCRSYEGKIEGLTDEFEELEFLSTINVCLTSVANLPKLNKLKKLELSDNKISGGLEVLAEKCPNLTHLNLSGNKIKDLGTIEPLKKLENLKSLDLFNCEVTNLNDYRENVFKLLPQLTYLDGYDRDDKEAPDSDAEGYVEGLDDEEEDEDEEEYDDDAQVVEDEEDEEEEEEGEEEDVSGEEEEDEEGYNDGEVDDDEDEEEPDEEQGQKRKREPEDEGDEDD encoded by the exons ATGAGCCTCCGCTCGCCGCCGCGCCGTCCCCGTGGCCGGCAGCGCCGCGCCCCCATTggctcccgccgcccccccgcGCTCCCCATTGGCCGCGGCGCGGGGCtgccgcgctcccattggccgcgcCGCGCGTCCATCGAGCGGGAGCCCCCGGGAGCGCCCGCCGCGGTTATCAGGTTCGTGTTCGCCGCGGTGCTGGGGCTCGGGGTGCCGAGCGGAGCTGGTTGCGCCCTCAAAGTCCCTGGCTGtggagggggggaggaggaagaggaggaggaggaggggtggggggggtcggTCTGCATCGGTGTCACCGCAGGAGCCGGCGACAGCCAGCGACTCCCGCCAGCCGCCGACATGGACATGAAGAACAGGATCCACTTAGAGCTGCGGAACAGGACGCCCTCGGAT GTTAAAGAACTTGTTCTTGACAACTGTCGGTCATATGAAGGCAAAATCGAAGGCCTCACAGATGAgtttgaagagctggaattcttAAGTACAATCAACGTATGCTTAACCTCAGTTGCAAACTTACCAAAGTTAAACAAACTTAAGAAG CTCGAGCTAAGCGACAACAAAATCTCAGGAGGACTGGAAGTGTTGGCAGAAAAGTGTCCAAACCTCACGCATCTAAATCTAAGCggcaacaaaataaaagatctCGGTACAATAGAACCTCTG aaaaagtTAGAAAACCTGAAGAGCTTAGACCTTTTCAATTGCGAGGTAACCAACTTGAACGATTACAGAGAAAACGTATTCAAGCTCCTCCCGCAACTTACATACCTCGATGGCTACGATCGGGATGACAAAGAAGCACCGGACTCTGATGCGGAGGGCTACGTGGAGGGCTTAGACGAcgaggaggaagatgaagatg AAGAGGAATACGATGATGATGCTCAGGTAGTAGAAGATGAAgaagacgaggaggaggaggaggaaggagaagaggaggatgtgAGCGGAGAAGAGGAG gaGGATGAAGAAGGCTACAATGATGGTGAGGTAGACGAcgatgaagatgaagaagagCCCG